A genomic stretch from Malus domestica chromosome 15, GDT2T_hap1 includes:
- the LOC103400917 gene encoding oligouridylate-binding protein 1 isoform X1 — MEQQRFKQQAMIQQSLYQHPALVAAPQIEPILSGNLPPGFDSSTCRSVYVGNIHPQVTEPLMQEVFASTGPLEGCKLIRKDKSSYGFVDYFDRRSAALAIVTLNGRHLFGQPIKVNWAYASSQREDTSGHFNIFVGDLSPEVTDATLFACFSGYSSCSDARVMWDQKTGRSRGFGFVSFRNQQEAQSAINDLNGKWLGSRQIRCNWATKGATSNDDKQSSDSKNVVELTNGTSDDGQEKPNEDAPENNPQYTTVYVGNLAPEVTSVDLHRHFHGLGAGVIEDVRVQRDKGFGFVRYSTHSEAAVAIQLGNARFLCGKPIKCSWGSKPTPPGTSSTPLPPPAAVHMPGFSAADLVAYERQMALSKMGGAQALMLPQGQHALKAAMGMGGGASQAIYDGGYHNVATTQQLMYYQ, encoded by the exons ATGGAACAGCAGAGGTTCAAGCAGCAAGCCATGATACAGCAGTCGCTTTACCAACACCCTGCCCTCGTAGCTGCCCCTCAG ATAGAGCCTATCTTGAGTGGAAATCTGCCTCCTGGGTTTGATTCAAGTACTTGCCGCAGTGT TTATGTTGGAAATATTCACCCACAAGTTACTGAACCCCTTATGCAAGAAGTCTTTGCCAGTACTGGTCCACTTGAAGGATGCAAGCTCATAAGGAAGGATAAG TCATCCTATGGATTTGTTGACTACTTTGATCGTAGGTCAGCTGCTCTTGCTATTGTGACTCTTAATGGCAGGCATCT GTTTGGGCAGCCGATTAAAGTTAATTGGGCATATGCAAGTAGTCAGAGAGAGGATACATCAG GTCACTTTAATATTTTTGTTGGTGATCTTAGCCCTGAGGTTACTGATGCTACACTGTTTGCATGTTTTTCTGGTTATTCTAGTTGTTC AGATGCTAGAGTTATGTGGGATCAGAAAACTGGGCGTTCAAGGGGCTTTGGGTTTGTTTCTTTCCGAAATCAGCAG GAGGCCCAAAGTGCAATTAATGACTTAAATG GAAAGTGGCTTGGAAGTAGACAGATTCGGTGCAATTGGGCCACAAAAGGTGCTACTTCCAATGATGACAAGCAGAGTTCTGATTCTAAAAATGTTGTAGAGCTGACGAATGGAACATCAG ACGATGGTCAGGAGAAGCCTAATGAAGATGCTCCAGAGAACAATCCTCAGTATACTACGGTTTATGTGGGCAATCTGGCTCCTGAG GTTACTTCAGTTGACCTTCATCGTCATTTCCATGGCCTTGGTGCTGGAGTTATTGAAGATGTTCGGGTGCAGCGAGATAAAGGTTTTGGGTTTGTGAGATACAGTACCCATTCTGAAGCAGCTGTGGCCATCCAGTTGGGGAATGCTAGGTTTCTCTGTGGCAAACCAATTAAG TGTTCATGGGGCAGCAAGCCTACTCCACCAGGGACAAGCTCAACCCCCCTGCCGCCACCAGCTGCAGTTCACATGCCAGGCTTCTCAGCCGCTGACCTTGTGGCCTATGAAAGACAAATGGCATTGAGCAAAATGGGTGGTGCGCAAGCCCTCATGCTTCCGCAGGGTCAGCATGCTCTGAAGGCAGCCATGGGGATGGGTGGTGGAGCCAGTCAGGCCATATACGACGGTGGCTACCATAATGTAGCAACAACTCAGCAACTCATGTACTACCAGTAA
- the LOC103400917 gene encoding oligouridylate-binding protein 1 isoform X2, which produces MQEVFASTGPLEGCKLIRKDKSSYGFVDYFDRRSAALAIVTLNGRHLFGQPIKVNWAYASSQREDTSGHFNIFVGDLSPEVTDATLFACFSGYSSCSDARVMWDQKTGRSRGFGFVSFRNQQEAQSAINDLNGKWLGSRQIRCNWATKGATSNDDKQSSDSKNVVELTNGTSDDGQEKPNEDAPENNPQYTTVYVGNLAPEVTSVDLHRHFHGLGAGVIEDVRVQRDKGFGFVRYSTHSEAAVAIQLGNARFLCGKPIKCSWGSKPTPPGTSSTPLPPPAAVHMPGFSAADLVAYERQMALSKMGGAQALMLPQGQHALKAAMGMGGGASQAIYDGGYHNVATTQQLMYYQ; this is translated from the exons ATGCAAGAAGTCTTTGCCAGTACTGGTCCACTTGAAGGATGCAAGCTCATAAGGAAGGATAAG TCATCCTATGGATTTGTTGACTACTTTGATCGTAGGTCAGCTGCTCTTGCTATTGTGACTCTTAATGGCAGGCATCT GTTTGGGCAGCCGATTAAAGTTAATTGGGCATATGCAAGTAGTCAGAGAGAGGATACATCAG GTCACTTTAATATTTTTGTTGGTGATCTTAGCCCTGAGGTTACTGATGCTACACTGTTTGCATGTTTTTCTGGTTATTCTAGTTGTTC AGATGCTAGAGTTATGTGGGATCAGAAAACTGGGCGTTCAAGGGGCTTTGGGTTTGTTTCTTTCCGAAATCAGCAG GAGGCCCAAAGTGCAATTAATGACTTAAATG GAAAGTGGCTTGGAAGTAGACAGATTCGGTGCAATTGGGCCACAAAAGGTGCTACTTCCAATGATGACAAGCAGAGTTCTGATTCTAAAAATGTTGTAGAGCTGACGAATGGAACATCAG ACGATGGTCAGGAGAAGCCTAATGAAGATGCTCCAGAGAACAATCCTCAGTATACTACGGTTTATGTGGGCAATCTGGCTCCTGAG GTTACTTCAGTTGACCTTCATCGTCATTTCCATGGCCTTGGTGCTGGAGTTATTGAAGATGTTCGGGTGCAGCGAGATAAAGGTTTTGGGTTTGTGAGATACAGTACCCATTCTGAAGCAGCTGTGGCCATCCAGTTGGGGAATGCTAGGTTTCTCTGTGGCAAACCAATTAAG TGTTCATGGGGCAGCAAGCCTACTCCACCAGGGACAAGCTCAACCCCCCTGCCGCCACCAGCTGCAGTTCACATGCCAGGCTTCTCAGCCGCTGACCTTGTGGCCTATGAAAGACAAATGGCATTGAGCAAAATGGGTGGTGCGCAAGCCCTCATGCTTCCGCAGGGTCAGCATGCTCTGAAGGCAGCCATGGGGATGGGTGGTGGAGCCAGTCAGGCCATATACGACGGTGGCTACCATAATGTAGCAACAACTCAGCAACTCATGTACTACCAGTAA
- the LOC103400918 gene encoding FCS-Like Zinc finger 13-like, with translation MLKFGKRPLPMVGRISELLVSGSSAGFSDTGTSPRGPLDLKIQPTSSPRGVKSYDVGGVGLGIVAALEKSTHNGREILAKYAVFCPNTNRSDPIPVNSGQNCDGFSSGGVQEFEEDSSENYTYVTLRGQKKSCTKVYYDGDDCAGSARHRRASCGGLTICADDLESSVFPTSDFLSCCHLCKKNLHGKDIYMYRGEKAFCSTECRSTQIVADERKEQCRLDASRSPDVSSSSYSKDEIFSTGILVI, from the exons ATGTTGAAGTTTGGCAAGAGACCTCTCCCGATGGTCGGAAGGATATCGGAACTCCTAGTTTCCGGCAGCAGTGCCGGGTTTTCTGACACGGGCACAAGCCCTAGAGGTCCACTGGACCTCAAGATACAACCTACTTCAAGTCCTAGAGGCGTAAAGAGCTATGACGTTGGTGGTGTTGGGTTGGGAATAGTAGCTGCCCTGGAAAAATCAACCCATAACGGACGTGAAATATTGGCAAAATACGCTGTGTTCTGTCCGAACACGAACCGGTCCGACCCGATTCCGGTGAATTCGGGTCAAAACTGTGATGGGTTTTCATCAGGAGGTGTCCAAGAATTTGAGGAAGATAGTTCAGAGAATTATACTTACGTGACTCTACGTGGACAAAAAAAGTCATGCACAAAGGTGTACTACGACGGTGATGACTGCGCAGGAAGTGCCAGGCACCGCCGTGCCAGTTGCGGTGGTTTGACTATATGTGCTGATGATCTTGAAAGTTCGGTTTTTCCTACATCGGATTTCCTCAGTTGCTGCCATTTGTGCAAGAAAAACCTCCATGGCAAGGACATATACATGTACAG AGGAGAAAAAGCATTTTGTAGCACAGAATGTCGGTCAACCCAGATAGTTGCCGACGAGAGGAAAGAGCAGTGCAGATTAGACGCTTCGAGATCTCCGGATGTTTCGAGCTCGTCTTATTCCAAAGATGAGATCTTCTCTACTGGGATTCTTGTGATTTAA